One stretch of Paenibacillus sp. AN1007 DNA includes these proteins:
- a CDS encoding NucA/NucB deoxyribonuclease domain-containing protein codes for MSKRRSRRGSRGNRPFKGKLLAVVGMILAALYAWSGGEWPLDIPSPFKTTDRNADHTITFPADRYPETAGHIRKAIKDGHSDVCTIDRKGAEGNRELSLRGVPVKKGKDRDEWPMAMCAEGGKGADIQYITPKDNRGAGSWVGNQLSTYPDGTRVRFVVK; via the coding sequence ATGAGTAAGAGACGCAGTAGAAGAGGAAGCAGAGGGAATCGACCATTTAAAGGAAAGCTTCTGGCGGTAGTAGGTATGATACTTGCTGCACTTTATGCATGGTCAGGTGGAGAATGGCCGCTGGACATCCCGTCTCCGTTCAAAACAACCGACAGGAATGCAGATCATACGATTACATTTCCGGCAGATCGGTATCCAGAGACAGCTGGTCATATCAGAAAAGCGATCAAAGATGGGCATTCCGATGTCTGTACCATTGATCGAAAAGGGGCTGAAGGGAACAGGGAGCTGTCACTGAGAGGGGTACCTGTCAAAAAGGGTAAGGATCGCGATGAGTGGCCTATGGCCATGTGTGCAGAGGGCGGGAAGGGGGCGGACATCCAGTACATTACGCCTAAAGATAATCGCGGAGCAGGTTCATGGGTAGGCAATCAACTAAGTACATATCCAGATGGTACACGAGTCAGATTTGTCGTGAAGTAG
- a CDS encoding general stress protein has translation MTKLFVGLARTEHEAIIMLNALKKEGIKDKHLGAVAKEQLDLDMISEKTGLPKPLKGAGTDGAFGALKGILAGLGKRMDQTASIGKAVRRLAGNEIGSETDDLVLTLTEAGITEQDARCYEDWLLQGHILVIVECSEEQAERVKSILLF, from the coding sequence ATGACGAAACTGTTTGTTGGGCTTGCCCGCACGGAACACGAGGCTATTATCATGTTGAATGCGTTAAAAAAGGAAGGCATTAAAGATAAACATTTGGGAGCTGTAGCCAAAGAACAGCTGGACCTGGATATGATCAGCGAGAAGACCGGGCTGCCCAAGCCGCTGAAAGGTGCTGGAACGGATGGAGCATTTGGTGCACTGAAGGGGATATTGGCCGGACTAGGAAAACGAATGGATCAGACGGCATCCATCGGAAAAGCAGTGCGAAGGCTAGCTGGCAATGAGATTGGCAGTGAGACGGATGATCTGGTCTTAACGTTGACCGAAGCAGGCATTACGGAGCAGGATGCGCGCTGCTATGAGGACTGGCTGCTGCAGGGGCATATTCTGGTCATTGTGGAATGCAGCGAGGAGCAGGCGGAGCGTGTGAAATCGATTTTGCTTTTTTAG
- a CDS encoding PadR family transcriptional regulator, translating to MNVQFKKGVLELCVLVLTSKKDRYGYELVEQISQKFEIAEGTIYPLLRRLASEGLFSTYLSESDEGPPRKYYKITHEGRKVMNKMVNEWNAFAVGVQEMIGGESD from the coding sequence ATGAATGTTCAATTCAAGAAGGGTGTGTTGGAGCTTTGTGTTCTTGTTTTAACATCAAAGAAAGACCGTTATGGATATGAGTTAGTAGAACAGATATCGCAAAAATTTGAAATAGCGGAGGGAACTATATATCCCTTATTACGAAGGCTGGCATCGGAAGGATTATTTTCAACCTATTTATCCGAATCAGATGAGGGGCCTCCCCGGAAGTACTATAAGATTACCCATGAGGGAAGGAAAGTCATGAACAAAATGGTCAACGAATGGAATGCATTTGCCGTAGGCGTACAGGAAATGATTGGGGGCGAATCGGATTGA
- a CDS encoding DUF1700 domain-containing protein, giving the protein MNKEAYLNELAQNLKTLPPEELTDIMVEFREHFEFAQLSGRSEAEVISKLGNPRLVAREVLTQSHIEKADKSPTLISVTRAVMATVSLGLFNLIIVMLPFAASLLLIAGIFGFAIFLIISPIWLMIQNPSLMAFFNDIFLMLALVGGGLLILTGAIKFTRIYYNLVIRYLKYNLKVIKKDVTHIEK; this is encoded by the coding sequence TTGAATAAAGAAGCCTATCTCAATGAATTGGCACAGAATCTAAAGACGCTTCCTCCTGAGGAATTGACTGATATTATGGTTGAATTTAGGGAACATTTTGAGTTTGCTCAATTAAGCGGACGGTCTGAAGCAGAGGTGATTTCCAAGCTCGGGAATCCCCGACTGGTTGCTCGTGAAGTGCTTACCCAGTCACACATTGAAAAGGCGGATAAATCCCCTACCCTCATTAGCGTAACTAGAGCGGTTATGGCAACGGTGAGCTTAGGATTGTTCAACTTAATTATCGTGATGCTGCCCTTTGCTGCCTCCTTACTACTCATTGCCGGGATATTCGGCTTTGCCATTTTTCTGATTATTTCGCCGATCTGGTTAATGATTCAGAATCCGTCGCTCATGGCTTTCTTCAATGATATTTTTCTTATGCTTGCCTTGGTTGGTGGAGGACTTTTGATCCTCACTGGAGCGATAAAGTTTACCCGGATTTATTACAATCTGGTTATCAGGTATCTGAAATATAATTTGAAAGTTATAAAAAAGGATGTGACCCACATTGAAAAATAG
- a CDS encoding DUF4097 family beta strand repeat-containing protein, producing MKNRFRNVIRLALLLIVIGAIGNVVLYMLGKSPFNLGDLSTEQNVRMDQTTNLLIRTETGTVDVVPIKGNEIKAVLEGKTTKQSLKDYQLQISQDQGQTRIEVTQESKFRFFDIYTNLKLTIGIPETQLNQLQVVTDTGNISVDSVIASEYQIISDTGSIKMDIKEGVIKAETNTGAITASLDHIIQDIHAKSDTGDIIIQTAEAPQALRTKFAADSGTIKVTLPNYQDGYIGEGGPLVELISDTGDLEIEQYSAK from the coding sequence TTGAAAAATAGATTCCGTAACGTAATCAGACTTGCTCTTCTGCTGATTGTCATCGGCGCGATTGGAAATGTAGTGCTGTATATGCTGGGAAAGTCGCCATTTAATTTAGGTGATCTTTCTACTGAACAAAATGTTAGGATGGACCAGACAACGAACCTGCTTATCCGTACAGAAACGGGGACGGTAGATGTAGTACCAATTAAGGGGAATGAAATCAAGGCCGTTTTGGAGGGAAAGACGACAAAGCAGTCGCTGAAGGATTACCAGCTGCAAATCTCTCAGGATCAGGGACAAACCAGAATTGAAGTTACTCAGGAAAGCAAATTCCGTTTTTTTGATATCTATACGAACCTTAAGCTAACGATAGGAATTCCTGAAACCCAATTAAACCAGCTGCAGGTTGTGACCGACACAGGAAATATTTCAGTAGACTCCGTCATAGCGAGCGAATATCAGATCATAAGCGACACGGGTTCTATAAAGATGGATATAAAAGAAGGGGTAATCAAAGCGGAAACAAATACTGGAGCCATTACTGCTTCGCTTGATCACATCATTCAAGATATTCATGCTAAATCCGATACGGGAGATATTATCATCCAAACAGCCGAAGCTCCCCAAGCACTCCGCACCAAATTTGCTGCAGACTCCGGGACCATTAAGGTGACACTGCCGAATTATCAGGATGGTTATATCGGTGAGGGAGGACCATTGGTAGAACTGATCTCGGACACCGGTGATCTTGAGATTGAACAGTATTCAGCAAAATAA
- a CDS encoding ABC transporter ATP-binding protein yields the protein MITENRRKETLIKTVDLCKTYSSGNEQFLAAKSINLEVYKGDFTVIMGSSGSGKSTLLYLLSGLDGITSGEVIFKGQRIDEYSEKEITDFRSNKIGYVYQSINLIPDFSLIENVAFPGYVAGRSKKDVNKQALDLLNRIGIGAQAERLPSQVSGGQQQRAAIARALINSPEVIFADEPTGALSQEQGAVILDLLTEMNQNAQSIVMVTHDIKAACRADRLVLVKDGTIEGILELGKYSPDEMKARENQIFMFMTKKEE from the coding sequence ATGATAACAGAGAATCGCAGAAAAGAAACGTTAATCAAAACTGTTGATTTGTGCAAAACCTACTCCTCGGGAAATGAACAGTTTCTCGCAGCTAAAAGTATTAATCTCGAAGTATACAAAGGTGACTTTACAGTTATTATGGGCAGTTCGGGCTCAGGGAAATCAACGTTATTGTACCTCCTGAGCGGTCTGGATGGAATCACTTCCGGAGAGGTGATTTTCAAGGGACAACGAATTGACGAATATTCGGAAAAAGAAATTACGGATTTCAGGTCCAATAAAATTGGCTATGTATATCAATCGATCAATTTGATTCCTGATTTCTCCCTGATTGAGAATGTTGCTTTTCCGGGATATGTGGCTGGTCGCAGCAAAAAGGATGTGAATAAACAAGCATTAGATCTGTTGAACAGGATAGGGATTGGGGCTCAAGCCGAACGTCTGCCATCCCAGGTATCTGGAGGGCAACAGCAGAGAGCAGCCATTGCCAGAGCTTTAATTAATTCTCCCGAAGTAATTTTTGCGGATGAGCCGACGGGGGCATTAAGTCAGGAACAGGGTGCAGTAATTTTGGATCTCTTGACCGAGATGAACCAGAATGCTCAATCGATCGTGATGGTGACGCATGATATAAAAGCTGCCTGCAGGGCAGACCGGTTAGTTTTGGTCAAAGACGGAACCATCGAAGGGATTTTGGAACTTGGCAAATATTCACCGGATGAAATGAAAGCAAGAGAAAACCAAATATTCATGTTTATGACAAAAAAGGAGGAGTAG
- a CDS encoding FtsX-like permease family protein, with translation MYAAWKLCWTNLKHKKVQNSFIAIIIMLAALLLSTAVSVLNNTNHMYESMHDKSHGAHQILQMENGIHDPNQVHNWWEKQKGVVVSDLMRYRYLSSMSYAGKEIPNVDLFMMDAPSGPFPVDRLQFVEGQEKASPEAGTAWIPTSLAYPNDIHVGDPIEFKTDEGVIRLNVAAVVVDISYCSPFATSGRIWLNHQDYNTNMTTLPGDDKYMTGLRFDDYSQNRAYWERFEQFLGTPYLESVKDFESLSSYYMIANQVISFVMIFLAVVMICVALYTLGFTISDAILSSYRTIGIIKSVGLSSSKVIMAYVGQYTLLALVSVIPGILVSNMLSGTIVAKSMAYLNTGSSSINGLFSAAGIWTGAAVVMVIFLSALLFSNKARRVEPAQAVRYGMSEKEYSQKSGGKAAWKRKLLQIGSLPTSMIIGLRSVTKNIRGSLLIVLMSALSTAVLVFGFLFVYSISSIHGTIAKWGYDSADLSVRIDNPAQLTFEQLKEKVLSDPRVKNYSRYGDANAVLPVPQKHGANEQDTKGILLTVADGNYDEIGYQNVEGHNPASDNEISVGVNVARTLGIKSGDSLDIYIEGEKHTLTVTGIYQAIANMSNTGRITADVIRKSNPDYGSAMNTTFVNLNAGTSVDQFVKELNQQYGSVLGIASQASLVDEVFSQAVTIIVLPMSVMALLFIVITFVIIYSICRINMKKESRTYGIYKSIGMTSRQIRLSETTGILVVSGIGALVGIPLGLLGLPPLLNFILADYGIVEVPLIMNGGGIALMIPLSIIAAGLGCWAASKSIQTTSPRLLTMD, from the coding sequence ATGTATGCTGCATGGAAACTATGTTGGACCAACCTGAAGCATAAAAAAGTGCAAAACAGCTTCATTGCAATTATCATCATGCTGGCGGCCCTGCTCCTTTCAACGGCCGTGTCGGTTCTTAACAACACAAACCATATGTATGAGAGTATGCATGATAAGTCCCATGGTGCTCACCAAATATTGCAGATGGAGAACGGCATCCATGATCCGAACCAGGTACACAATTGGTGGGAGAAGCAGAAAGGTGTAGTGGTTTCGGATTTGATGCGGTACCGTTATCTGTCCAGTATGTCTTATGCTGGAAAAGAGATCCCTAATGTTGATTTATTCATGATGGATGCGCCAAGCGGACCTTTTCCCGTCGACCGGCTGCAGTTTGTGGAAGGGCAAGAAAAAGCTTCACCGGAAGCAGGAACCGCCTGGATTCCTACCTCTCTGGCTTATCCCAATGATATTCATGTTGGAGATCCAATTGAATTCAAGACGGATGAAGGGGTCATTCGGTTAAACGTTGCGGCCGTGGTCGTGGATATTTCATACTGTTCGCCATTTGCTACGAGCGGGAGAATTTGGCTGAATCATCAGGATTACAATACAAATATGACCACATTACCGGGCGACGACAAGTATATGACCGGATTGCGGTTTGATGATTACAGCCAGAATAGGGCCTACTGGGAAAGATTTGAACAGTTTCTCGGTACCCCTTATCTGGAATCGGTTAAAGACTTCGAGAGCTTGTCTTCGTATTATATGATTGCGAACCAGGTTATCAGTTTCGTTATGATATTTCTTGCAGTCGTCATGATCTGTGTTGCCCTCTACACCTTAGGGTTCACGATTTCCGATGCGATTCTTTCCAGCTACAGAACGATCGGAATTATCAAATCTGTCGGATTATCCTCCAGCAAAGTAATTATGGCTTATGTAGGACAGTACACGCTCTTGGCGCTCGTCTCGGTCATTCCGGGGATTCTGGTCAGCAATATGCTTTCTGGTACAATTGTTGCCAAATCTATGGCTTATCTCAATACAGGATCATCAAGTATAAATGGGCTGTTTTCAGCAGCGGGGATATGGACTGGTGCGGCAGTCGTAATGGTTATCTTTCTCTCTGCCCTGCTTTTTTCGAATAAGGCACGCCGTGTCGAGCCAGCACAAGCCGTTCGTTATGGTATGTCGGAGAAAGAGTATTCGCAAAAATCAGGGGGAAAGGCAGCTTGGAAACGGAAGCTTCTGCAGATAGGTTCTCTTCCGACTTCCATGATTATTGGGTTAAGAAGCGTCACGAAGAATATTCGGGGTTCGCTGCTGATTGTTCTAATGTCCGCTTTGTCCACCGCTGTACTTGTTTTTGGTTTCCTGTTTGTATACAGCATTTCTTCCATACACGGAACCATTGCCAAATGGGGATATGATTCGGCTGATCTGTCCGTAAGAATTGATAATCCAGCCCAATTAACCTTTGAACAGCTTAAAGAAAAAGTCCTTTCGGATCCGAGGGTTAAGAATTATTCGCGTTATGGAGATGCAAATGCAGTATTACCAGTGCCTCAAAAGCATGGGGCTAATGAACAAGATACAAAGGGGATATTACTGACGGTGGCTGATGGGAACTATGATGAAATAGGCTATCAAAATGTGGAAGGTCATAACCCTGCTTCTGACAATGAAATATCGGTCGGTGTGAACGTTGCGAGAACTTTGGGTATCAAGTCTGGCGACTCACTGGACATCTACATTGAAGGTGAAAAACATACTCTGACAGTCACCGGGATTTACCAGGCCATTGCGAACATGTCCAATACGGGGCGAATTACTGCTGATGTCATCAGAAAAAGCAATCCAGACTATGGAAGTGCGATGAACACTACATTTGTTAATCTGAATGCAGGAACTTCAGTCGATCAATTCGTGAAAGAATTGAATCAGCAATATGGAAGTGTGCTCGGGATCGCAAGTCAGGCTTCGTTGGTTGATGAAGTATTCTCCCAGGCTGTCACGATCATCGTACTGCCAATGTCGGTCATGGCCCTTTTGTTTATCGTCATTACGTTTGTTATCATCTACAGTATATGCCGGATTAACATGAAAAAAGAGAGCCGTACCTACGGGATTTACAAGTCAATCGGTATGACATCCCGTCAAATCCGTCTTTCGGAAACAACGGGTATCCTGGTTGTATCGGGAATCGGTGCTTTGGTCGGCATTCCGTTAGGTCTATTAGGACTTCCCCCGCTGCTTAACTTTATTTTAGCCGATTATGGGATTGTTGAAGTTCCCTTGATTATGAACGGTGGAGGAATAGCCTTGATGATACCTCTAAGTATTATTGCCGCTGGTTTAGGTTGTTGGGCAGCATCCAAATCTATTCAAACGACATCACCTCGTCTTTTAACCATGGATTAA
- the fabD gene encoding ACP S-malonyltransferase, protein MPTTAFLFPGQGSQYVGMGRKLYDEFTLAKHYFEEANDTLGFNLTELCFEGSHSQLMQTMNTQPAILAVSVIAFEIGRRELGWEPDFMAGHSLGEYSALVCSGVLSFRDGLEIVRKRGLLMQAAHSSDSGAMVAVTHAASDQLEEFCRQASNESSQVVIACYNSLNQHVLAGHRAAVQLVVERLQVQFPDVSIKYLNVSAPFHSPLMQSAAEKLAVELQKLETRDARWPIISNVMARPYGRQELLPLLYRQMIQPVRWLETMHYLNSQGIRRTVEVGPRQVLTRLMKETYPAVQTWQFDHPKQLEELRTYFDGSDNDREAIIVSIRQSLTAAIIARNRNHDAMAYSAGVILPIEQIRDLIEKLAENNSLDFTQTLIRIKGLLQSVLFTKQLPLEEQMIIMDKLPANF, encoded by the coding sequence ATGCCAACGACGGCATTTTTGTTTCCGGGTCAGGGATCACAATATGTCGGTATGGGAAGAAAGCTGTACGATGAATTTACTCTAGCAAAGCATTACTTCGAAGAAGCGAACGACACGCTGGGTTTCAATCTTACTGAATTATGTTTTGAAGGCAGCCATTCACAGCTTATGCAGACGATGAATACACAACCGGCCATATTAGCTGTAAGCGTTATTGCCTTTGAAATCGGCAGGAGAGAGCTGGGGTGGGAACCTGATTTTATGGCCGGACACAGCCTTGGCGAATACTCCGCACTCGTATGCAGCGGTGTTTTATCTTTTCGGGACGGGCTTGAGATCGTAAGGAAGCGGGGATTGTTAATGCAAGCTGCACATTCTTCCGACAGTGGAGCAATGGTCGCTGTGACACATGCTGCTTCTGATCAGCTGGAGGAATTTTGTCGACAAGCCAGTAACGAAAGCTCACAAGTTGTGATCGCTTGTTATAACTCCTTGAACCAACATGTACTTGCTGGTCATCGAGCAGCTGTTCAGTTGGTCGTCGAGCGGCTGCAGGTTCAATTTCCGGATGTAAGCATTAAATATTTAAATGTTAGCGCCCCCTTTCATAGTCCGTTGATGCAGTCGGCAGCGGAGAAATTAGCCGTTGAATTACAGAAGCTGGAGACCAGGGACGCAAGATGGCCAATCATCTCGAACGTAATGGCAAGACCGTACGGAAGGCAAGAACTGCTCCCGCTTCTTTATCGCCAAATGATCCAGCCCGTGCGGTGGCTGGAAACGATGCATTATCTGAACAGTCAAGGAATCCGTCGAACAGTGGAAGTCGGGCCGCGCCAAGTATTGACACGCCTAATGAAGGAAACCTATCCTGCTGTTCAGACATGGCAATTCGATCATCCTAAGCAATTGGAGGAGCTGCGGACATATTTTGACGGAAGCGACAATGATCGTGAAGCAATCATCGTCAGCATTCGACAATCCTTAACAGCTGCCATTATTGCGCGAAATCGGAATCATGATGCCATGGCTTACAGTGCCGGCGTAATCCTGCCTATCGAACAAATCAGGGATTTGATCGAAAAGTTAGCTGAAAATAATTCTTTGGATTTTACGCAAACGTTAATTCGGATTAAAGGTCTGCTTCAGTCAGTGCTGTTCACCAAACAATTACCGCTTGAAGAACAGATGATAATTATGGACAAGTTACCAGCAAATTTTTAG